From the Lolium rigidum isolate FL_2022 chromosome 2, APGP_CSIRO_Lrig_0.1, whole genome shotgun sequence genome, one window contains:
- the LOC124689388 gene encoding LOW QUALITY PROTEIN: keratin, type II cytoskeletal 3-like (The sequence of the model RefSeq protein was modified relative to this genomic sequence to represent the inferred CDS: inserted 1 base in 1 codon) has product MAARALARALLRPALAQRVPPIRKGLANGGDPMSRVMQIRKLNDGINRPFAENEIAGGDRTGGTGGITGGDRMGGFNSGERRSIFNGGDRMGGFNGGDRMGGFNGGDRMGGNSGFTPGGRMAGGFTPDGMMGGNGGFAPAGRMAGGFTPDGMMGGNGGFAPAGRMAGGFAPGGRTGRFNMDLLQPTGQRVKRDVLHITQKGKKTFVTVTDIKGNRKAGASAGCLEDRKGRSRLARYAGEATGEHMGRAARKMGIKSVVVRVKGYSFFRKKKKIVMGFADGFXGERVRTQTPIMYIHDVTQLAHNGCRLPKKTRK; this is encoded by the exons atggcggcgaggGCGCTCGCCCGAGCGCTCCTGCGACCGGCGCTCGCCCAGCGGGTGCCGCCGATCCGCAAG GGCCTCGCAAACGGTGGTGATCCAATGAGCCGCGTCATGCAAATCCGGAAGCTGAATGACGGCATCAACCGCCCCTTTGCTGAAAACGAAATTGCAGGCGGTGACAGGACGGGTGGAACTGGTGGAATCACAGGCGGTGACAGGATGGGCGGATTCAACAGCGGTGAAAGGAGGAGCATATTCAACGGCGGTGACAGGATGGGTGGATTCAACGGCGGTGACAGGATGGGTGGCTTCAACGGTGGTGACAGGATGGGTGGGAACAGCGGATTCACACCTGGTGGCAGGATGGCTGGTGGATTCACTCCCGATGGTATGATGGGTGGAAATGGTGGATTCGCACCTGCTGGCAGGATGGCTGGTGGATTCACTCCCGATGGTATGATGGGTGGAAATGGTGGATTCGCACCTGCTGGCAGGATGGCTGGTGGATTCGCACCCGGCGGCAGGACAGGCCGCTTCAACATGGACCTGCTGCAGCCGACCGGTCAGCGAGTGAAGCGCGACGTGCTCCACATCACGCAGAAGGGGAAGAAGACCTTTGTGACGGTGACGGACATCAAGGGGAACAGGAAAGCCGGGGCCTCCGCGGGCTGCCTGGAGGACCGAAAGGGGAGGTCCCGCCTCGCCCGGTACGCCGGCGAGGCGACAGGGGAGCACATGGGGCGGGCCGCCAGGAAGATGGGCATCAAGTCGGTCGTTGTGAGGGTGAAAGGGTACTCCTTtttcaggaagaagaagaagatagtcaTGGGCTTCGCGGATGGGT CGGGCGAGAGGGTGAGGACCCAGACCCCTATCATGTACATCCATGATGTGACCCAGCTCGCGCACAATGGGTGCCGACTGCCCAAGAAGACAAGGAAGTAA